The following coding sequences are from one Neurospora crassa OR74A linkage group I, whole genome shotgun sequence window:
- the tim10 gene encoding mitochondrial import inner membrane translocase subunit tim-10 gives MFGLGRPQPTSAEKIAAVENELKVVAEMHSRMVKICTLKCIDKSYREGDLSKGESVCLDRCAAKFFETHQKISDQLQKETQARGGGGFGM, from the exons ATGTTCGGACTCGGCAGGCCGCAGCCCACTTCGGCCGAGAAGATTGCCGCCGTTGAGAACGAGCTCAAGGTTGTCGCTGAGATGCACTCTCG CATGGTCAAGATCTGCACCCTCAAGTGCATCGACAAGTCGTACCGCGAGGGCGACCTCAGCAAGGGCGAGTCCGTCTGCCTCGACCGCTGCGCCGCCAAGTTCTTTGAGACGCACCAGAAGATCTCGGACCAGCTGCAGAAGGAGACCCAGGCccgtggtggaggtggcttCGGCATGTAA